In a single window of the Cupriavidus sp. P-10 genome:
- a CDS encoding aspartate kinase: protein MALIVHKYGGTSMGSTERIKNVAKRVAKWHRAGHRVVVVPSAMSGETNRLLGLAKEISPQPNPRELDMLASTGEQASVALLAIALHGEDIDAVSYTGWQVPVKTDSSYTKARIESIDDERILGDLDAGRVVVITGFQGIDDDGNITTLGRGGSDTSAVAIAAAIEADECLIYTDVDGVYTTDPRVVEDARRLDQITFEEMLEMASLGSKVLQIRSVEFAGKYRVKTRVLSSLTDPLMPLEQEMHSGTLITFEEESEMEAAVISGIAFARDEAKITVLGVPDKPGIAYQILGPIADANIDVDMIIQNQSVDGKTDFTFTVPRADYQRALAILNDGVKTHIGAGSVSGDPKVSKVSVVGVGMRSHVGIASKMFRTLSEEGINIQMISTSEIKISVLIDEKYMELAVRALHKAFELEQA, encoded by the coding sequence ATGGCTCTCATCGTTCACAAATACGGCGGCACTTCGATGGGTTCCACGGAACGCATCAAGAATGTCGCCAAGCGCGTTGCCAAGTGGCACCGCGCCGGTCACCGCGTAGTCGTGGTGCCTTCGGCCATGTCGGGCGAAACCAATCGCCTGCTGGGACTCGCCAAGGAAATTTCGCCGCAGCCGAACCCGCGTGAACTGGACATGCTCGCCTCCACCGGCGAACAGGCCAGCGTTGCGCTGCTCGCCATCGCGCTGCATGGCGAGGACATCGATGCGGTCAGCTACACCGGCTGGCAAGTGCCGGTGAAGACCGACTCGTCTTACACCAAGGCGCGTATCGAGTCGATCGACGACGAGCGCATCCTCGGCGACCTCGACGCCGGCCGGGTGGTCGTGATCACCGGCTTCCAGGGCATCGACGACGACGGCAACATCACCACGCTGGGCCGTGGCGGCTCGGACACCTCGGCCGTGGCGATTGCCGCCGCGATCGAAGCCGACGAGTGCCTGATTTACACCGACGTCGACGGCGTGTACACGACCGACCCGCGCGTGGTGGAAGACGCCCGCCGCCTGGACCAGATTACCTTCGAGGAAATGCTGGAAATGGCCAGCCTCGGCTCCAAGGTGCTGCAGATCCGCTCCGTGGAGTTCGCCGGCAAGTACCGCGTGAAGACCCGCGTGCTGTCGTCGCTGACCGACCCGCTTATGCCGCTCGAGCAGGAAATGCACTCGGGCACGCTGATCACTTTTGAGGAAGAGTCTGAAATGGAAGCAGCCGTCATCTCCGGCATCGCCTTTGCCCGTGACGAGGCCAAGATCACCGTTCTCGGCGTGCCGGACAAGCCGGGCATCGCCTACCAGATCCTGGGCCCGATCGCCGACGCCAACATCGACGTCGACATGATCATCCAGAACCAGTCCGTTGACGGCAAGACCGACTTCACCTTCACCGTGCCGCGCGCCGATTACCAGCGTGCGCTGGCGATCCTGAACGACGGCGTGAAGACGCATATCGGCGCCGGCAGCGTGTCGGGCGACCCGAAGGTGTCGAAGGTGTCCGTGGTCGGCGTGGGCATGCGCTCGCACGTCGGCATCGCCAGCAAGATGTTCCGCACGCTGTCGGAAGAGGGCATCAACATCCAGATGATCTCCACCTCGGAAATCAAGATCTCGGTGCTGATCGACGAGAAGTACATGGAACTGGCCGTGCGCGCCCTGCACAAGGCCTTCGAACTGGAACAGGCGTAA
- the tilS gene encoding tRNA lysidine(34) synthetase TilS — MASSRKPAPRSDPSARLTDKVAQALQGGAAFIVSGSGAPVIAVALSGGRDSVALLHAACVATQGTAARVVALHVHHGLQAAADEWDRFCEALCAQWQVGYFVRRVAVQPAAGEGVEAAARRARYAALAAMCADSGARLLLFAHHQDDQVETVLLRLFRGAGVAGMAGMPAMRPLDAHGGVMLLRPWLDVSRDEIDAYCAANALRWIDDPSNADARYARNALRAHLPALVSAFPALRANVVQAAAHFAQASELIDQLAAAALAQLARHGRDADTLAELDLAGLRALPAAQADAVLRLWLRDLGTRAPSTARLAAMRAQLVAHEGGEPAIAHDGLVLRRFRERVLACTPPPAQPPEAVLLDWRGEARIVVPAWRGELRFFRDDSFGVPEAVLRQPLRLAPRAGGERLVLRPGGPARALKQACQEAGIPAWRRAWLPLLWAGDTLVLAAGLGMHRRWPADTAAPRWCVEWHAQPPQVPGAPR; from the coding sequence ATGGCAAGTTCAAGGAAACCGGCGCCCAGGAGTGATCCGTCCGCCCGGCTGACCGACAAGGTCGCACAGGCCCTGCAGGGCGGTGCGGCCTTTATTGTTTCTGGGAGCGGCGCGCCGGTGATCGCGGTGGCGCTGTCGGGCGGGCGCGATTCGGTTGCGCTGCTGCATGCCGCGTGCGTCGCCACGCAGGGCACGGCGGCGCGCGTGGTGGCGCTGCACGTGCATCACGGCCTGCAGGCTGCTGCCGACGAGTGGGACCGCTTCTGCGAGGCATTGTGCGCGCAGTGGCAGGTTGGTTATTTCGTACGCCGGGTCGCGGTGCAGCCGGCGGCGGGCGAGGGCGTAGAGGCCGCCGCGCGCCGCGCGCGCTATGCCGCGCTGGCGGCGATGTGCGCCGACAGCGGGGCACGGCTGCTGCTGTTCGCGCATCACCAGGATGACCAGGTCGAGACCGTGCTGCTGCGGCTGTTCCGCGGCGCAGGCGTGGCCGGCATGGCCGGCATGCCCGCAATGCGCCCGCTCGATGCGCACGGCGGCGTGATGCTGCTGCGGCCTTGGCTGGACGTGAGCCGCGACGAGATCGATGCCTACTGCGCCGCTAATGCGCTGCGCTGGATCGACGATCCCTCCAATGCTGACGCGCGCTATGCGCGCAACGCCCTGCGCGCGCATCTGCCCGCGCTGGTATCGGCCTTTCCCGCGCTGCGCGCCAACGTGGTCCAGGCAGCGGCGCATTTCGCGCAGGCCAGCGAACTGATCGACCAGCTTGCCGCTGCCGCGCTGGCGCAGCTGGCGCGTCACGGGCGCGATGCCGATACGCTGGCCGAACTCGACCTTGCCGGTTTGCGCGCGTTGCCCGCGGCGCAGGCCGATGCGGTGTTGCGGCTATGGCTGCGCGACCTCGGCACGCGCGCGCCATCGACCGCGCGGCTCGCGGCGATGCGCGCGCAACTGGTCGCGCACGAGGGTGGCGAGCCCGCCATTGCCCATGACGGCCTGGTGCTGCGCCGATTCCGCGAGCGCGTGCTGGCCTGCACGCCGCCGCCTGCGCAACCTCCCGAAGCGGTATTGCTCGACTGGCGCGGCGAAGCCCGCATCGTCGTGCCCGCGTGGCGCGGCGAACTGCGCTTCTTCCGCGACGACAGCTTCGGCGTGCCGGAAGCCGTGTTGCGGCAACCGCTGCGGCTGGCGCCGCGTGCCGGCGGCGAACGCCTGGTGCTGCGCCCCGGCGGCCCGGCGCGCGCGCTCAAGCAGGCCTGCCAGGAGGCTGGCATTCCCGCCTGGCGCCGGGCGTGGCTGCCGCTGCTGTGGGCAGGCGACACCCTTGTGCTTGCCGCCGGACTCGGCATGCACCGCCGCTGGCCGGCCGACACGGCAGCGCCGCGCTGGTGTGTCGAATGGCATGCACAGCCACCGCAAGTGCCGGGCGCGCCGCGCTGA
- a CDS encoding peptidylprolyl isomerase encodes MIRSRRIALAALTAGALALSSFSALAQQKAAERVQFVTSAGKFTVELYPDVAPKTVANFLEYVKSGFYSGTIFHRVINGFMVQGGGFDRDMKEKPTRAPIPLEARGGLKNKAGTLAMARTSNPDSATAQFFVNVVDNPSLDYPQPDGNGYAVFGKVVEGMDTIDKIKTVPTTAYGPMRNVPASPIVIESATVVK; translated from the coding sequence ATGATCCGTTCCCGTCGCATCGCCCTCGCCGCGCTGACCGCCGGTGCCCTCGCGTTGTCGTCGTTCAGCGCGCTGGCGCAGCAAAAGGCCGCCGAGCGCGTCCAGTTCGTCACCAGCGCCGGCAAGTTCACGGTCGAGCTGTACCCGGACGTGGCCCCCAAGACCGTGGCCAACTTCCTGGAATACGTGAAGAGCGGCTTCTATAGCGGCACCATCTTCCACCGCGTGATCAACGGCTTCATGGTGCAGGGCGGCGGCTTCGACCGCGACATGAAGGAAAAGCCCACGCGTGCGCCGATCCCGCTGGAAGCCCGCGGCGGCCTGAAGAACAAGGCCGGCACGCTGGCCATGGCGCGCACCAGCAACCCCGATTCGGCCACCGCGCAGTTCTTCGTCAATGTGGTGGATAATCCGAGTCTCGACTACCCGCAGCCGGACGGCAACGGCTACGCAGTCTTCGGCAAGGTGGTGGAAGGCATGGACACGATCGACAAGATCAAGACCGTGCCGACCACGGCCTACGGCCCCATGCGCAATGTGCCGGCCTCGCCGATCGTGATCGAGTCGGCCACTGTCGTCAAATAA
- the cysS gene encoding cysteine--tRNA ligase gives MQPLNIYNTLAREKQPFVPIEPGKVRMYVCGMTVYDYCHVGHARVMVVFDMVHRWLRAAGYEVTYVQNITDIDDKIIRRAAENGETIGALTTRFIQYMHEDAAALGVIRPDHEPRATDYVPQMLDMIGKLEARGLAYQASDGDVNYSVRKFDGYGKLSGKSLEDLRAGERVSANDAKQDPLDFVLWKSAKTSEPPETKWDSKWGSGRPGWHIECSAMSCALLGEHFDIHGGGADLQFPHHENEIAQSEGASGKPFVNMWMHNGFVRINDEKMSKSLGNFFTIREVLKAYDAEVVRFFILRAHYRSPLNYSDAHLDDARHALTRLYTALKDTQPGGCAVDWEEPHAKRFAEAMGDDFNTPIAMSVLFDLASEINRTGSTAAARQLKGLAGTLGLLERDPHTFLQGGKSEDGPGAEEIEASIAARKAAKAERNFAEADRIRAELLAAGIVLEDKPGGATEWRRA, from the coding sequence ATGCAGCCTCTGAACATCTACAACACGCTCGCGCGTGAGAAGCAGCCATTCGTGCCCATCGAACCCGGCAAGGTCCGCATGTATGTCTGCGGCATGACGGTGTACGACTACTGCCACGTCGGCCACGCGCGCGTGATGGTGGTGTTCGACATGGTGCACCGCTGGCTGCGTGCCGCCGGTTACGAGGTGACATATGTACAGAACATTACGGATATCGACGACAAGATCATCCGCCGCGCCGCCGAGAACGGCGAAACCATCGGCGCGCTGACCACGCGCTTCATCCAGTACATGCACGAGGACGCCGCCGCGCTGGGCGTGATCCGTCCCGACCACGAGCCGCGCGCGACCGACTACGTGCCGCAGATGCTTGACATGATCGGCAAGCTGGAGGCGAGGGGGCTGGCCTACCAGGCGAGCGATGGCGACGTGAATTACTCGGTGCGCAAGTTTGACGGCTACGGCAAGTTGTCCGGCAAGTCGCTGGAAGACCTGCGCGCGGGCGAGCGCGTCAGTGCCAACGACGCCAAGCAGGACCCGCTCGACTTCGTGCTGTGGAAGTCCGCCAAGACCAGCGAGCCGCCCGAGACCAAGTGGGACTCTAAGTGGGGTAGCGGCCGCCCGGGCTGGCACATTGAATGCTCCGCCATGAGCTGCGCGCTGCTGGGCGAGCATTTCGACATCCATGGTGGCGGGGCGGATTTGCAGTTCCCGCACCATGAGAACGAGATCGCGCAATCGGAAGGGGCCAGCGGCAAGCCGTTCGTCAACATGTGGATGCACAACGGTTTCGTGCGCATCAACGACGAAAAAATGTCCAAGTCGCTCGGCAATTTCTTCACGATCCGCGAAGTGCTGAAGGCGTACGACGCCGAGGTCGTGCGCTTCTTCATCCTGCGCGCGCACTACCGCAGCCCGCTGAACTACAGCGACGCGCACCTGGACGACGCGCGCCATGCGCTGACGCGCCTGTACACCGCACTGAAGGACACGCAGCCCGGCGGCTGCGCGGTCGACTGGGAAGAGCCGCACGCGAAGCGCTTCGCCGAAGCCATGGGCGATGACTTCAACACGCCGATCGCGATGTCGGTGCTGTTCGACCTGGCCAGCGAGATCAACCGCACCGGCTCCACCGCCGCCGCGCGCCAGCTCAAGGGGCTGGCCGGCACGCTGGGGCTGCTCGAGCGCGATCCGCATACCTTCCTGCAGGGCGGCAAGTCCGAGGACGGCCCCGGCGCGGAAGAAATCGAAGCCAGCATCGCCGCGCGCAAGGCCGCCAAGGCCGAGCGCAACTTCGCCGAAGCCGACCGCATCCGCGCTGAACTGCTTGCCGCCGGCATCGTGCTGGAAGACAAGCCGGGTGGTGCGACCGAGTGGAGGCGTGCTTGA
- a CDS encoding DNA-3-methyladenine glycosylase family protein, with protein MNAAARKPVNATVPAAAGRSKASGPRPAKAGASEAPLPDGKSAAKSTRNAKAVLPEADAVPLQVETVIDAVRPAYWDEACADLMKRDRILRKMIPTYGPAHLVSRGDPFVTLARAVVGQQISVKAAQSVWERLHAACPRLTPAQFLRAGTEKLAGCGLSKRKAEYMIDLADHFKAGRVHVAEWAQMDDEAVIAELTQIRGIGRWTAEMFLMFNLMRPNVLPLDDIGLINAISANYFSGEPVTRSEAREVAANWEPWRTVATWYMWRSQDPLPVTY; from the coding sequence TTGAACGCTGCCGCGCGCAAGCCTGTCAACGCCACCGTGCCGGCAGCCGCCGGCCGGTCGAAGGCGTCCGGCCCGCGTCCGGCCAAGGCAGGCGCCAGCGAGGCACCGCTGCCCGACGGCAAGTCGGCGGCCAAGTCCACGCGCAACGCCAAGGCAGTGCTGCCCGAGGCCGACGCGGTACCGCTGCAGGTCGAGACAGTCATCGACGCGGTCCGGCCCGCCTATTGGGACGAGGCCTGCGCCGACCTGATGAAGCGCGACCGCATCCTGCGCAAGATGATTCCGACCTACGGCCCCGCGCACCTGGTGTCGCGCGGCGATCCGTTCGTCACGCTGGCGCGCGCCGTGGTGGGCCAGCAGATCTCGGTCAAGGCGGCGCAGTCGGTATGGGAGCGCCTGCACGCGGCCTGCCCCAGGCTGACGCCGGCACAGTTCCTGCGGGCGGGCACCGAGAAGCTGGCCGGCTGCGGATTGTCCAAGCGCAAGGCGGAATACATGATCGACCTGGCCGACCACTTCAAGGCAGGCCGGGTGCACGTGGCCGAATGGGCGCAGATGGACGACGAAGCGGTGATCGCGGAGCTGACGCAGATCCGCGGCATCGGCCGCTGGACGGCCGAGATGTTCCTGATGTTCAACCTGATGCGTCCCAACGTGCTGCCACTCGACGACATCGGCCTGATCAATGCAATTTCCGCCAACTATTTCAGCGGCGAACCGGTCACGCGCAGCGAGGCGCGCGAGGTGGCGGCCAACTGGGAGCCGTGGCGGACGGTGGCAACCTGGTATATGTGGCGTAGTCAGGACCCGTTGCCTGTGACGTACTAG
- a CDS encoding ferredoxin--NADP reductase, whose translation MSNLYQQSILSVHHWTDTLFSFTCTRDPGFRFENGQFAMVGLEVNGRPLLRAYSIASANYEETLEFFSIKVPDGPLTSRLQHLREGDQIFVGKKPTGTLLVENLLPGKTLWLLATGTGLAPFLSIIRDPEVYARYDKIVLTHTCRFVEELAYQQLLNEHLPEHEYLGEMVREKLVYFPTVTREDFHTRGRITELIESGEMFERLGLPPFSTENDRLMLCGSPDMLKEIRVMLEERGFEEGNMSEPGHFVLEKAFVG comes from the coding sequence ATGAGCAATCTCTACCAGCAATCCATCCTCTCCGTTCACCACTGGACCGACACGCTGTTCAGCTTCACCTGCACGCGCGACCCGGGTTTCCGCTTCGAAAACGGCCAGTTCGCCATGGTCGGCCTGGAAGTCAACGGCCGCCCGCTGCTGCGTGCCTACAGCATCGCCAGCGCCAACTATGAAGAAACCCTGGAATTTTTCAGCATCAAGGTGCCGGATGGCCCGCTGACGTCGCGCCTGCAGCACTTGCGCGAAGGCGACCAGATTTTTGTCGGCAAGAAGCCCACCGGCACCCTGCTGGTTGAAAACCTGCTGCCCGGCAAGACCCTGTGGCTGCTTGCCACCGGCACCGGCCTGGCCCCGTTCCTGTCGATCATCCGCGATCCCGAGGTGTATGCGCGCTACGACAAGATCGTGCTGACCCACACCTGCCGCTTTGTCGAGGAACTGGCCTACCAGCAGTTGCTGAACGAGCACCTGCCCGAGCACGAGTACCTGGGCGAGATGGTGCGCGAGAAGCTGGTCTACTTCCCCACGGTCACCCGCGAAGACTTCCACACGCGCGGCCGCATTACCGAACTGATCGAGTCGGGCGAGATGTTCGAGCGCCTGGGCTTGCCCCCGTTCTCGACCGAGAACGACCGCCTGATGCTGTGCGGCAGCCCCGACATGCTCAAGGAAATCCGTGTCATGCTGGAAGAGCGTGGCTTCGAGGAAGGCAATATGAGCGAGCCCGGCCACTTCGTGCTGGAAAAGGCCTTCGTCGGCTAA
- a CDS encoding tetratricopeptide repeat protein has product MSLLLPSSPIAALPAASPAALARPLRPRPALAAAAVLALAAALAGPAQAQHGPLSLPAPTSPVDGIRSTDPGMTQAQQAANARRYDDAIKGFDRVIAANPRNAQARFQRAWALAQSGREDAAIQAFTEMAADFPELPEPHNNLALLYAKRGDLKRAEAELLLATEVKPAFAIAYTNLGDVYRRLAEQSYAEALRRNPADTRASAGLRQLRPEAATGTPAATGTTGTTGPAAGTRKPAPAQRPAPASAPAAN; this is encoded by the coding sequence ATGAGCCTGCTGCTGCCCTCCTCGCCTATCGCCGCGCTCCCCGCCGCGTCCCCCGCCGCCCTTGCACGCCCGCTCCGCCCGCGTCCGGCACTGGCCGCCGCGGCCGTCCTGGCGCTTGCCGCCGCGCTGGCCGGCCCCGCGCAGGCCCAGCACGGACCGTTGTCGCTGCCCGCGCCCACATCGCCGGTGGATGGCATCCGTTCAACCGACCCCGGCATGACCCAGGCCCAGCAGGCCGCCAACGCGCGCCGCTATGACGACGCCATCAAGGGCTTCGACCGCGTGATCGCGGCCAATCCGCGCAATGCGCAGGCCCGCTTCCAGCGCGCCTGGGCGCTGGCGCAGTCCGGGCGCGAGGACGCCGCCATCCAGGCCTTCACGGAAATGGCCGCGGACTTCCCCGAACTGCCAGAGCCCCACAACAACCTGGCGCTGCTCTATGCCAAGCGCGGCGACCTGAAGCGCGCCGAGGCCGAACTGCTGCTGGCCACCGAGGTCAAACCGGCCTTTGCCATTGCCTACACCAACCTGGGCGACGTCTACCGCCGCCTGGCCGAGCAGTCCTATGCCGAGGCGCTGCGCCGCAACCCGGCCGATACCCGCGCCAGCGCCGGGCTGCGCCAGTTGCGCCCGGAGGCAGCCACCGGCACGCCCGCGGCGACGGGCACGACCGGCACGACCGGGCCCGCGGCCGGCACCCGCAAGCCGGCTCCGGCACAGCGCCCGGCCCCGGCCAGCGCCCCGGCGGCCAACTGA
- a CDS encoding acetyl-CoA carboxylase carboxyltransferase subunit alpha — protein sequence MKTTFLDFEQPIAELEAKIEELRFVQDDSAVDISEEISRLAGKSQQLTKDIYANLTPWQVAQIARHPQRPYTLDYVREIFTDFHELHGDRTFADDLSIVGGLARFNGQSCMVIGHQKGRDTKERALRNFGMPKPEGYRKAKRLMELADKFGLPIFTFVDTPGAFPGIDAEERGQSEAIGHNLYVMAGLKVPLIATIIGEGGSGGALAIAVGDVVQMLQFATYAVISPEGCASILWKTAEKAPEAAEALGLTAHRLKALGLIDKIVNEPLGGAHRDHKAMAALLKRTLAESLRQFQGMSMKELQARRYERLLAYGKFKETGAQE from the coding sequence ATGAAAACCACCTTCCTGGATTTTGAGCAGCCCATTGCCGAACTCGAGGCAAAAATCGAAGAACTGCGCTTTGTGCAGGACGATTCGGCTGTCGATATTTCCGAAGAGATTTCGCGGCTGGCCGGCAAGAGCCAGCAGCTGACCAAAGACATCTATGCCAACCTGACCCCGTGGCAGGTTGCGCAAATCGCCCGCCACCCCCAGCGTCCCTACACGCTGGACTACGTGCGCGAGATCTTCACCGATTTCCACGAACTGCACGGCGACCGCACCTTTGCCGACGACCTGTCGATCGTCGGCGGGCTGGCCCGTTTCAACGGCCAGTCGTGCATGGTGATCGGCCACCAGAAGGGCCGTGACACGAAAGAGCGCGCCCTGCGCAATTTCGGCATGCCCAAGCCCGAGGGCTACCGCAAGGCCAAGCGCCTGATGGAACTGGCCGACAAATTCGGCCTGCCGATCTTCACCTTCGTCGATACCCCGGGCGCGTTCCCCGGCATCGACGCGGAGGAGCGCGGCCAGTCGGAAGCCATCGGCCACAACCTGTACGTGATGGCCGGCCTGAAGGTGCCCCTGATCGCCACCATCATCGGTGAAGGCGGTTCGGGCGGCGCGCTGGCGATCGCCGTGGGCGATGTGGTGCAGATGCTGCAATTCGCTACCTACGCCGTGATCTCGCCGGAAGGCTGCGCCTCGATCCTGTGGAAGACCGCCGAGAAGGCACCGGAAGCCGCCGAGGCGCTGGGCCTGACCGCGCACCGCCTGAAGGCGCTGGGCCTGATCGACAAGATCGTCAACGAGCCGCTGGGCGGCGCGCACCGCGATCACAAGGCCATGGCGGCGCTGCTCAAGCGCACGCTGGCCGAGTCGCTGCGCCAGTTCCAGGGCATGAGCATGAAGGAACTGCAGGCGCGCCGCTACGAGCGCCTGCTGGCCTATGGCAAGTTCAAGGAAACCGGCGCCCAGGAGTGA
- a CDS encoding RNA-binding protein has product MSVLMLSNVDMETTDDEIREFLIRYGFPAFDEIERLPGDGSRPAVAVHFNAVEGAALRMLQPRINHLFWKKRQVDAMVLNERFE; this is encoded by the coding sequence ATGAGTGTGCTGATGCTTTCGAACGTCGACATGGAAACCACCGACGACGAGATCCGCGAGTTCCTTATCCGCTACGGCTTCCCGGCGTTCGACGAGATCGAGCGCCTGCCGGGAGATGGATCTCGCCCGGCGGTCGCGGTGCATTTCAATGCGGTGGAGGGTGCCGCGCTGCGGATGCTGCAGCCGCGCATCAATCATTTGTTCTGGAAGAAGCGCCAGGTTGATGCGATGGTGCTCAACGAGCGCTTCGAATAG
- a CDS encoding peptidylprolyl isomerase produces the protein MSKVQLQTNQGVIVIELDAEKAPKSVENFLSYVRKGHYDNTIFHRVIKNFMVQGGGFEPGMKQKGTDAPIENEAGNGLKNDRYTVAMARTNAPHSATAQFFINVVDNDFLNFTSPTPQGFGYAVFGKVVEGTDVVDQIKGVRTGSSGFHQDVPLEDVVIEKATVVE, from the coding sequence ATGTCCAAGGTCCAACTCCAAACCAACCAGGGTGTCATCGTCATCGAACTCGACGCCGAGAAGGCGCCGAAATCGGTCGAGAATTTCCTGTCGTACGTCCGCAAGGGCCACTATGACAACACCATCTTCCACCGCGTGATCAAGAACTTCATGGTCCAGGGTGGCGGCTTCGAGCCCGGCATGAAGCAAAAGGGCACCGACGCACCGATCGAGAACGAAGCCGGCAACGGCCTGAAGAACGACCGCTACACCGTGGCCATGGCACGCACCAACGCGCCCCACTCGGCCACCGCGCAGTTCTTCATCAACGTGGTCGACAACGACTTCCTGAACTTCACCTCACCGACGCCGCAGGGCTTCGGCTACGCCGTGTTCGGCAAGGTGGTGGAAGGCACCGATGTGGTCGACCAGATCAAGGGCGTGCGCACCGGCAGCTCGGGCTTCCACCAGGACGTGCCGCTGGAAGACGTGGTGATCGAGAAGG